The sequence CAACTTCAGGGTGAACTTGACACGTGCCGGCTGTGAGCAGCCACGGGTCTGGTACCCGGCGAAGCTGTGGGACCCAGTGGTCAGGGGAGTGGTGAGGGCAGGACACCCAGggctcgccccgccccgcgctgccccaggaccccccccccccactcactcAAGACTCAGGGTGGAGATGCCCAGTGAGACTCCGGAAGCAAACTTGGTGAAaaagacatagaaggagaagaaGATGGGCTCAGTGCCGTGAGACTGGGGCTGCTTCAAGTGGAAGTCGTCAATGACATCAGGCAGCATGGACCTGCAGAGTGGTGGCAGCCAtgaggaccccccacccccaccccggggcccccaCTAGCCCGTGTGGCATCTCTGTGTCAGTTAGAAGAGGTAGCCCTCTGGGACTCTGTAGCCCCAGGGTGCACAGCTCTGTGAAGACACGGCAACTTCATGGTAATAAGAAGGCCGCTTCCTCCAAGGTAGAGCCCCACTCTAGGTTTGCAGCTTGGTGAACAGAGCACAGACCAGACTTAAGCCCCCCATGTCACACCTTGATTAATCAGGTCTTTTTGCACAGTTCACAACCTGTAGAACTGTATAGGAAAGACCTATCCTGCCCCCTACACGGACCCACAGAATGGTCTGCAGGAGAAGCCTGTGAATTCTGCTCCTTGCAGaattccctgcaaggagcttcaGAAgtagggaggaggcagggggctggggaaCATAGCCAGGTGGGCCTGTATACTCACCAGGGTAGTAAGAAGGCCGCTGCTACACTGATGCCAGCTGCCACAGCTACCACATAGGTGACAATCAGGTTACTCTCCATGAAGGCCACCAAGATGAGAAATGGCACTGCTGACTAGTGGAAGGGGTGGGTACGGGAGATGAGTCAGCCTGGAGACGCCCACCAGCGACACGCAACCCAGCCGGGGCCGTACCCCTTCAGCCCCACTCACTGAGATCCCAACGTATACAGCCGTCTTCTTGCCAAATCGGGTTAGAAACCACTGCCAGATGGGAATGGTGAATGTGGCCGAGAGCTGTGGATACACAGTGGGGTGAGGGAACGGGATTAGTCATGAACCCCTGCTGCCCTTCCCAGGCACTCAAAGATACCCCTAGCCTTGCCTGAGAGCCGCCAGATGACACCATCTAGGCAGTGTCACCTTTGATGGCTCCCCAGGGGAGCTGAGAGCTAGTTCCAGTCGCTTCTCCTACTTTCTCTGAGCACGACCGAGCACAAAATCTCTAAGTTCCTGGCCTCCATGCCTTAGCTTTTGCTATGTTTCCTACTGGAATATCTTTCAGTCTTGCCTAAGCAATTGGAGGTCAGATCCAACCAGTGATTCTGAGACTCCTCCCTCCTCACCGTAGCCAGTCTGGGAAACATCCTCTGACTATCCAAAGAACCATCTGGAAGCCCAGGCTGCCTACCCACCCTCAGGGTCCCACACACACCATGATGGCCAGGAGCAGATTCTGGAATTCATTTCGGAAGCCCAAGGTGTAGGTGCAAAACAAGGCGAAGTTCCCCTCCACCAGCTGGGAGACGGGCAGGGTAGGGGGGAAGGAAATGCAAGGAAAGAGGTGATGTCAGTGCCCATGTTTCCCCATGCTCCTGGGACCTCTGCTCACCCCAACCCCGTTCCATCTGTCCCTCAGGCGTTGTCACATCCCGAGTCCATGTTTTAGCCCACCCCTCTTGTACCCGCCCTACTCTCAGGCTGAGCATGtcggagccccccccccccccactcaccaTAAAAGCCAGGGAGGTGAAGAGGAAGCCAGCAATAAGCTTGACGTATGGGCCATGGCTCATGACCAGCCGCAGGCCCCGAAAAAAGGACATCGGCTCAGCCTGCTGAGTCTCATAGGGTTCTAGAGGCCAGAGGGGACagtgaggaaggagcagaggcccCTCTCAAAGCctgaggcccaggcagagggaaaaggcatGCGGTGCTAGGGCCTACACCgctccccaggggcccctcacCTCTCTGCTCCCGCACACCCAGGGTTAGGATGACAGCACAGATGACATAGATGGAGGCAATGACCCCTGCTGCCAGCAGGTATGCGTTTTGCTACAAAGAGGATAAAGGTGACAGACAGTCAGCGTGATCTCATCCCAGCTCTCGGCAGTTCCACAGGCCAGTCCCTTCTCTGGAGCCTCACTGTCTCCACCCATGAAACGGGAGAATCATCCTGGGCCGGCTGCTGTTCCGACAGCAAAGTCCAGAGGAACAGAATGTTAAGAAGCCAGGCTGTGGAGTGTGAGAGGCCACCACTCAAATTCCCCCAAATCTGGGTTCTGTAAATAACTAGTTTTATGACCCTGGCCAAATTATTTAGACTTTCTATGCTACAGGttcctcatctggaaagtggGCGTATTAATAGTTTGTAGATCAACGGCCcaacattaaataaacatttacaagGTTGAGGATGATGACAAACCACCCCTCTGTGCGTCATCTCCCCAAATCCCCGCACAACCAAGGGCCTCACCGTTTCTTTGAGTGATGTGGTGCTCTGTGTGTGATTGGCACCTTCCATGGCCAGTGCAGAGTCACTGGGGTCCTGGAGGCAAGGCGTGTCTGCTTGGCCCACGATTTGCCCCTGGATCGCTGTGCCCAACACTGTGCCCAGCACCTCCACAGTCATCCCTGAACAGTAAAGAGGTCCTTTGGAGGGGCTTCGTGGCTTGTAGGCCTCCAGGGAGGAAGGTCAGGTGGACAGATACCCAGGTGTGGCCCCCGGTGATGGGAGCCACTCCAGGAGGGTAGGTACATGGTGGTGGTACATGGTGGGGCACCCAGCACCTTGGCCTAGACTTGGCCTGACCTCTGGCATCCCTGCGCCTCCCTGTTCTCACCAGAGTGATAAAGGGATCAAGTTATATTTGAGATGGCTTCAAACCCACTCCCAGCAAGGGAAGAAATGTGGCACGAAGGTCAGGGTCCCTGGCGGAGGGGCCAGCGGGACTGGAGGGAGACTTACGATATGCAGTAGCGGAATCCCGCTCACTCTGCTCTGTGCTGATGAACATCGTGAGAGCTGAGTAGGGAACGTGGAAACACTGGCATGGAAGAGAGGCCGTCAGCCAGTCAGATGATGGACAAGCCCATGTGGCTTCCTGCACCAACCCTACAGGCCCTGGGACCACCCTCATGCCTCCCCACTGGCACCCAGGGGAGGGGCCCACACTCACCGTGACCAGCGTTTCAAACAGGCAGTAGAAAAGCAGGTACCACAGGGCCTGGCCCCGTGGGAAATCAGGCACGAACCAGATGAGGAAGTAAGCAATGATGGCCAGGGGTGTGGAGAAGATGATCCTGGGGAAAGGGAGGGTCTGAGTGGGGGCTGGAGGCCAAACCCCAGGATCTGGGGTTAGCCTGGACTGCTCTGTATTCCCACAGGGTGCCTGCCGAGGAAGGCgattcctccccccaccctccactccaATACACCCACCCCAGGGTCTCTGGGTGGAGGCTGATGGCCAAGCCTGGAGCCCAGACAGCAACAGGGCCCCTGGACCGAAAtcctgagcatggagcatgaGGTCAGACACTGAGTCTTGCCTACGTCTGCCTCCATGGAGAGGGCTCCATGGGCGGGAGCTTCCTATGGGCTGGGGGACTGGAGGATGACAGCTAAACCTCAggtggcagggcagggaggcaggaagcaGGAGCAACCCCAACACTGGTATTCTTatatgtgtgtgcgcgcgcacgcgtgcgcacacacacacacacacacacacataccgtGGCACACACATGGGTAGCAGAGGCCAACTCCAGGTGAAGGACCAGGCCTAATGAAATCACATAAGGGAGGGGGAATGTCTGCCTTCCCACTGGTGCATCTCACACCATTGCAAATGTGGTTAGACATCAGGATGGACTGACTTCAGGTCATCAGCATAGAAAGGCAGCAGAGAGCAGTCGCTAAAAGAAAGGCCTTCGGAGCCATAGTTCAGGAATCCAATTCTGGCTCTACCAATAACTATAGATAACTTggtcttgagcaagttatttaacttctctgaggctcattttctcatctgtaaatagagaatagtagggggacacctgggtggctccgtggttgagcgtctgcctttggctcagggcttggtcccagtgtcctgggatcaagtcctgcatcaggcttccctcagggagcctgtttctccttctgcccttgtctctgcctctctctgtgtgtctctcatgaataaataaatacaacttaaaaagggggggggtaatagtaggggtgcctgggtggctcagtcgcctaggtatctgtcttcagctcaggtcatgatcggtcctgggatcaagccctacattgggctccctgctcaatggggagc comes from Canis lupus baileyi chromosome 13, mCanLup2.hap1, whole genome shotgun sequence and encodes:
- the MFSD2A gene encoding sodium-dependent lysophosphatidylcholine symporter 1 isoform X2 → MAKGEGAESGSAAGLLPTGILPAAERPAQVKEPKKKQQLSICNKLCYAVGGAPYQVTGCALGFFLQIYLLDVAQVEPFFASIILFVGRAWDAFTDPLVGFCISKSSWTRLGRLMPWIIFSTPLAIIAYFLIWFVPDFPRGQALWYLLFYCLFETLVTCFHVPYSALTMFISTEQSERDSATAYRMTVEVLGTVLGTAIQGQIVGQADTPCLQDPSDSALAMEGANHTQSTTSLKETQNAYLLAAGVIASIYVICAVILTLGVREQREPYETQQAEPMSFFRGLRLVMSHGPYVKLIAGFLFTSLAFMLVEGNFALFCTYTLGFRNEFQNLLLAIMLSATFTIPIWQWFLTRFGKKTAVYVGISSAVPFLILVAFMESNLIVTYVVAVAAGISVAAAFLLPWSMLPDVIDDFHLKQPQSHGTEPIFFSFYVFFTKFASGVSLGISTLSLDFAGYQTRGCSQPARVKFTLKLLVTIAPIVLILLGLLLFKLYPIDEEKRRQNKKALQALREEASSSGCSDTDSTELASIL
- the MFSD2A gene encoding sodium-dependent lysophosphatidylcholine symporter 1 isoform X3, which produces MPWIIFSTPLAIIAYFLIWFVPDFPRGQALWYLLFYCLFETLVTCFHVPYSALTMFISTEQSERDSATAYRMTVEVLGTVLGTAIQGQIVGQADTPCLQDPSDSALAMEGANHTQSTTSLKETQNAYLLAAGVIASIYVICAVILTLGVREQREPYETQQAEPMSFFRGLRLVMSHGPYVKLIAGFLFTSLAFMLVEGNFALFCTYTLGFRNEFQNLLLAIMLSATFTIPIWQWFLTRFGKKTAVYVGISSAVPFLILVAFMESNLIVTYVVAVAAGISVAAAFLLPWSMLPDVIDDFHLKQPQSHGTEPIFFSFYVFFTKFASGVSLGISTLSLDFAGYQTRGCSQPARVKFTLKLLVTIAPIVLILLGLLLFKLYPIDEEKRRQNKKALQALREEASSSGCSDTDSTELASIL
- the MFSD2A gene encoding sodium-dependent lysophosphatidylcholine symporter 1 isoform X4 — encoded protein: MCVPRIIFSTPLAIIAYFLIWFVPDFPRGQALWYLLFYCLFETLVTCFHVPYSALTMFISTEQSERDSATAYRMTVEVLGTVLGTAIQGQIVGQADTPCLQDPSDSALAMEGANHTQSTTSLKETQNAYLLAAGVIASIYVICAVILTLGVREQREPYETQQAEPMSFFRGLRLVMSHGPYVKLIAGFLFTSLAFMLVEGNFALFCTYTLGFRNEFQNLLLAIMLSATFTIPIWQWFLTRFGKKTAVYVGISSAVPFLILVAFMESNLIVTYVVAVAAGISVAAAFLLPWSMLPDVIDDFHLKQPQSHGTEPIFFSFYVFFTKFASGVSLGISTLSLDFAGYQTRGCSQPARVKFTLKLLVTIAPIVLILLGLLLFKLYPIDEEKRRQNKKALQALREEASSSGCSDTDSTELASIL
- the MFSD2A gene encoding sodium-dependent lysophosphatidylcholine symporter 1 isoform X1, with the translated sequence MAKGEGAESGSAAGLLPTGILPAAERPAQVKKEPKKKQQLSICNKLCYAVGGAPYQVTGCALGFFLQIYLLDVAQVEPFFASIILFVGRAWDAFTDPLVGFCISKSSWTRLGRLMPWIIFSTPLAIIAYFLIWFVPDFPRGQALWYLLFYCLFETLVTCFHVPYSALTMFISTEQSERDSATAYRMTVEVLGTVLGTAIQGQIVGQADTPCLQDPSDSALAMEGANHTQSTTSLKETQNAYLLAAGVIASIYVICAVILTLGVREQREPYETQQAEPMSFFRGLRLVMSHGPYVKLIAGFLFTSLAFMLVEGNFALFCTYTLGFRNEFQNLLLAIMLSATFTIPIWQWFLTRFGKKTAVYVGISSAVPFLILVAFMESNLIVTYVVAVAAGISVAAAFLLPWSMLPDVIDDFHLKQPQSHGTEPIFFSFYVFFTKFASGVSLGISTLSLDFAGYQTRGCSQPARVKFTLKLLVTIAPIVLILLGLLLFKLYPIDEEKRRQNKKALQALREEASSSGCSDTDSTELASIL